The following are encoded in a window of Geobacter metallireducens GS-15 genomic DNA:
- a CDS encoding TerC family protein, whose protein sequence is MSLQTMMWLGFGAIILVMFVIDLGVFSRKSHEIRFREALTWTIVWVSLALAFNVWIYFEMGSTKALEFFTGYLIEQSLSVDNLFVFIMIFSYFHITKVHQPKILKWGIIGALIMRAIFIMTGIELIERFHWIIYLFGGILVVTGFKMAFGGDEKIDPEKNFLIRLVRKFVPVTKRVRDDRFFINKGGIRAATPLFLTLVMIESSDLIFAVDSIPAVLAVSHDPFIVYTSNVFAIMGLRSLYYLLSNVMEMFVYLKLGVSIILVYVGAKMLLVDVYQIPIIFSLGTIVGVLAISILISVTIGNRRAKAAHRA, encoded by the coding sequence ATGTCACTGCAAACCATGATGTGGCTCGGATTCGGGGCGATCATCCTCGTGATGTTCGTCATCGACCTGGGAGTTTTCAGCCGCAAGAGCCACGAGATCAGATTCCGCGAGGCCCTCACCTGGACCATCGTCTGGGTTTCCCTGGCATTGGCCTTCAACGTCTGGATCTATTTCGAGATGGGTTCCACGAAGGCGCTGGAGTTCTTCACCGGCTACCTGATCGAGCAGTCCCTGTCGGTGGATAACCTCTTCGTTTTCATCATGATTTTCTCCTACTTCCACATCACGAAGGTCCACCAGCCCAAGATACTGAAATGGGGGATCATCGGTGCGCTCATAATGCGGGCCATCTTCATCATGACCGGCATCGAACTGATCGAGCGGTTTCACTGGATCATCTACCTCTTCGGTGGGATTCTCGTAGTGACGGGCTTCAAGATGGCCTTTGGGGGGGACGAAAAGATCGATCCGGAGAAAAACTTCCTTATCCGGCTCGTACGGAAGTTTGTGCCAGTCACCAAGCGAGTCCGTGATGACCGTTTTTTCATCAACAAGGGGGGAATCCGGGCGGCCACGCCGCTTTTTCTGACCCTGGTCATGATCGAGTCCAGCGACCTGATCTTTGCCGTCGACTCGATTCCCGCTGTCCTGGCGGTAAGCCATGACCCCTTCATCGTCTACACATCAAACGTGTTCGCGATCATGGGCTTGCGGTCCCTCTACTATCTCCTCTCCAACGTCATGGAGATGTTCGTCTACCTCAAGTTGGGCGTTTCCATCATCCTGGTCTACGTGGGGGCGAAGATGCTCTTGGTGGATGTCTACCAGATTCCCATCATTTTCTCTCTCGGCACCATCGTGGGAGTGCTCGCCATCTCCATCCTCATCTCGGTCACCATCGGCAACCGCCGGGCCAAAGCGGCGCATCGGGCCTGA
- a CDS encoding AI-2E family transporter codes for MDRGHFYALVAFSFCAILGYVVYAIVSPFLNSLGWAAVIGILTFPIYRRLRAGLGARDTLAAGLMTPATVLTLVVPFVGLTFFLVQEAAVAYGFLEKIAADGGESLVMSIQNHPVVKPWIARIEAYTGPLGFEIDTRFLPEMKEVAARVLNYSKEIVKNVFIFSIKLLLMVITLFFIYRDGERVQRHALAVIPLTEANKQILTDTVRRVLKAVMYGVFLTCLVQGALGGIGFWAAGLPSPLLFGAIMAVCALIPVVGTGLIWLPAAIYLLANGEVVKGIGLIIWGFVAVSSIDNVIRPFFISGRAKLPVLVIAIGGLGGLASFGLLGAVAGPIVLALFLALFEMYRDEVETGEGRGNS; via the coding sequence ATGGATAGAGGACACTTCTACGCGCTGGTGGCATTTTCCTTTTGTGCGATTCTCGGTTACGTGGTCTATGCCATTGTGTCACCGTTTCTGAACTCCCTCGGCTGGGCTGCCGTGATCGGCATACTTACCTTCCCCATTTATCGTCGACTGCGTGCGGGGCTCGGCGCACGGGACACGCTTGCCGCTGGACTCATGACTCCTGCCACGGTTCTCACTCTCGTCGTACCCTTTGTGGGGCTTACCTTTTTTCTCGTTCAGGAGGCAGCCGTCGCCTACGGTTTCCTCGAAAAGATTGCCGCCGATGGGGGCGAATCCCTGGTGATGAGCATCCAGAATCATCCCGTTGTCAAGCCGTGGATCGCGCGCATCGAGGCTTACACCGGCCCACTCGGCTTTGAGATCGACACCCGGTTCCTCCCCGAAATGAAGGAAGTGGCGGCAAGGGTGCTCAACTACTCCAAGGAGATCGTCAAGAACGTCTTTATCTTCAGCATCAAGCTGCTCCTGATGGTGATTACCCTCTTTTTCATCTACCGTGACGGCGAGCGGGTCCAGCGCCATGCCCTTGCCGTCATCCCCCTCACGGAAGCCAACAAGCAGATCCTCACCGATACGGTTCGCCGCGTTCTGAAGGCGGTCATGTATGGCGTCTTTCTCACCTGCCTCGTTCAGGGTGCTCTCGGCGGCATCGGGTTTTGGGCGGCGGGGCTCCCTTCGCCGCTTCTTTTCGGGGCCATCATGGCGGTCTGCGCCCTCATTCCGGTGGTGGGGACGGGGCTCATCTGGCTTCCCGCCGCCATCTACCTCCTGGCAAACGGCGAGGTCGTGAAGGGAATCGGGCTCATTATCTGGGGATTCGTTGCGGTGAGTTCCATCGACAACGTGATCAGGCCCTTCTTCATCAGCGGCAGGGCAAAGCTGCCAGTCCTGGTCATTGCCATCGGCGGCCTCGGCGGATTGGCCTCTTTCGGGCTTCTGGGCGCGGTGGCTGGCCCCATCGTGCTGGCGCTTTTCCTGGCACTGTTCGAGATGTATCGGGATGAGGTGGAAACGGGGGAGGGTAGGGGCAATTCATGA
- a CDS encoding rhomboid family intramembrane serine protease produces the protein MIPIKDYNPTRRFPLVSVAFIVLNVIVFILDRISGHYEPLIIETSRGLIRTRQFVGGLSADFALVPAALTSHPLLAWPTVFSSMFLHGNWLHIGSNMLYLWIFGNNVEDVLGRGRFILFYFTCGAVAALAQVMSAPGSDIPMVGASGAVAGVMGAYLLLFPKARILTLVPILFFFTFLEVPAFIIIGYWVLIQFLNATWLGGGELLRGGVAYFAHIGGFVAGVTFVLLARMGRRGGYGRL, from the coding sequence GTGATCCCGATAAAGGACTATAATCCGACGCGACGCTTTCCCTTGGTGAGCGTCGCTTTTATCGTTCTGAATGTCATCGTTTTCATCCTTGACCGCATTTCCGGTCATTACGAGCCTCTGATCATTGAAACCTCACGGGGGCTGATCAGGACGAGGCAGTTTGTCGGCGGGCTCTCCGCCGACTTTGCCCTCGTTCCGGCGGCCCTCACCTCCCACCCCCTCCTTGCCTGGCCCACCGTGTTCAGCTCCATGTTCCTCCACGGCAACTGGCTTCACATCGGCTCAAATATGCTTTACCTCTGGATCTTCGGCAACAATGTTGAAGACGTTCTGGGACGTGGACGGTTTATCCTCTTTTATTTCACCTGCGGAGCGGTAGCTGCCCTGGCACAGGTCATGAGCGCGCCTGGCTCGGATATTCCGATGGTGGGGGCGAGCGGCGCCGTGGCAGGGGTCATGGGGGCCTATCTTCTCCTCTTTCCCAAGGCGCGGATTCTGACCCTGGTGCCGATCCTGTTCTTTTTTACGTTCCTGGAAGTGCCGGCGTTCATCATTATCGGTTACTGGGTGCTTATCCAGTTTCTGAATGCCACCTGGCTGGGGGGAGGGGAGTTGCTGCGGGGAGGGGTCGCCTATTTTGCCCACATCGGCGGGTTCGTGGCCGGCGTGACCTTTGTCTTGCTTGCGAGGATGGGAAGGCGCGGTGGCTATGGCCGTCTTTAG
- a CDS encoding TMEM165/GDT1 family protein, whose product MDTAVLMTTFGVIFLAELGDKTQLTAMALAIRYPWKKVFVGIAAAFALLNVGAVLVGKILFAVLPLFWIKFMSGGLFLFFGVTTLRGGEDADEEEGKKASARGPVVTSFVMILLAELGDKTQLVTTSLAAQYDSPLAVFTGSTLALWLVSLIGIFLGRQLIRVVSLYTIQKAAGVLFLVFGVIVLYQAFSGR is encoded by the coding sequence GTGGATACCGCCGTTCTGATGACCACCTTCGGCGTCATTTTTCTCGCCGAACTCGGTGACAAGACCCAGCTCACCGCCATGGCACTCGCCATCCGCTACCCCTGGAAAAAAGTCTTCGTGGGCATTGCCGCAGCCTTTGCCCTCCTGAACGTGGGGGCGGTCCTCGTTGGCAAGATTCTGTTCGCGGTCCTTCCGCTGTTTTGGATAAAGTTTATGTCGGGGGGGCTCTTCCTTTTTTTCGGAGTCACCACCCTGCGGGGAGGGGAGGACGCTGACGAGGAGGAAGGGAAGAAGGCGTCTGCCCGGGGGCCGGTGGTCACGTCGTTCGTGATGATTCTCCTGGCCGAGCTCGGGGACAAGACCCAACTCGTCACCACGAGCCTGGCTGCCCAGTACGACTCTCCTCTGGCGGTCTTCACGGGGTCCACCCTGGCCCTGTGGCTTGTCTCTCTTATCGGCATCTTCCTGGGACGACAGCTTATCCGAGTCGTATCGCTTTATACCATCCAGAAGGCGGCAGGAGTCCTCTTCCTTGTCTTCGGCGTCATTGTCCTCTATCAGGCCTTTTCCGGCCGTTGA
- a CDS encoding DsbC family protein — translation MRLQLLRFVGALSLTACLAAPTAFAAPKEQAKGETPEAAVKRLFPKLPATAVKKTDIDGFYEVVADGNILYVNVKTGHVFVGDIFTREGKNLTAEARTRLTAERYKLITEADKEKAVKVGNGKHVVIEITDPDCPFCRKMHEYWGNRPDVTRYVFFLPLAMHKDAEKKARYILAADNKEQALWEVYSGELDNNREKLNKPYDDKGLLSAHKAVVAKLGIQSTPAFWVDGTFVNGANIPLIEKIIGKCNLRQGTAPGEPKVCDDEQGK, via the coding sequence ATGCGACTTCAACTGTTACGATTCGTGGGGGCACTTTCCCTGACAGCGTGCCTCGCTGCACCGACTGCCTTTGCGGCGCCGAAAGAACAAGCCAAGGGGGAAACCCCTGAGGCGGCCGTAAAACGGCTCTTTCCGAAGCTTCCCGCCACCGCGGTGAAAAAAACCGATATCGACGGGTTCTATGAGGTTGTGGCTGACGGGAATATTCTCTATGTCAACGTGAAGACCGGTCACGTGTTTGTGGGTGACATTTTTACGCGGGAGGGGAAAAACCTGACGGCCGAGGCTCGCACCCGCCTCACTGCCGAGCGCTATAAGCTCATTACCGAGGCCGACAAAGAGAAGGCGGTGAAGGTGGGGAACGGCAAGCATGTGGTCATCGAGATCACCGACCCCGACTGCCCCTTCTGCCGCAAGATGCATGAGTACTGGGGAAACCGTCCCGATGTGACGCGTTATGTTTTCTTCCTCCCCCTTGCGATGCATAAGGATGCTGAAAAGAAGGCCCGCTATATCCTGGCGGCCGACAATAAGGAACAAGCCCTCTGGGAGGTCTATTCGGGGGAACTCGACAATAACCGCGAGAAGCTGAACAAGCCCTATGACGACAAGGGGTTGCTCTCCGCGCACAAGGCGGTGGTGGCAAAGCTCGGCATCCAGTCGACCCCTGCCTTCTGGGTAGACGGTACTTTTGTGAATGGCGCGAATATCCCGCTTATCGAAAAGATCATCGGCAAGTGCAACCTCCGGCAAGGAACTGCTCCAGGTGAGCCGAAGGTGTGCGATGATGAGCAGGGGAAGTGA
- a CDS encoding FxLYD domain-containing protein — protein sequence MEFRLIALTALFVLVAGCAAGDRSMMATRPYPHSHSFYDLLVSWETTGNRGSVTIDGTLKNQSYYYLSDPEITATLLDANGKIIGEGTFLFFPHQFSLDEIAPFTIRIPLKEGEVPKRIRFTYRYRLAEEGMAGSLRFNSFEATP from the coding sequence TTGGAATTTCGCCTCATTGCCCTAACGGCGTTGTTCGTCCTCGTGGCCGGGTGCGCTGCCGGTGATCGGTCAATGATGGCCACCCGCCCGTATCCCCACAGTCACTCATTCTACGATCTTCTGGTCTCCTGGGAGACGACCGGCAACAGGGGAAGCGTCACCATCGACGGCACCCTGAAAAATCAGAGTTACTACTACCTGAGCGATCCGGAAATCACGGCGACGCTTCTTGACGCCAACGGGAAAATCATCGGCGAAGGCACGTTCCTTTTCTTTCCGCACCAGTTCTCCCTGGATGAAATCGCCCCCTTCACCATCCGGATTCCCCTAAAGGAAGGAGAGGTTCCGAAAAGGATCAGGTTCACCTACCGCTACCGCCTCGCCGAGGAGGGGATGGCTGGCTCTCTTCGTTTCAACAGTTTCGAGGCGACACCGTAA
- a CDS encoding hemolysin family protein, translated as MESVLGELAVIFLLILGNGFFAGSELAIISARKSRIAQLVAAGDPKAKIVEQLQDDPHRFLATVQIGVTLVGSLASAVGGATAVRYLKPLLEGSSIKFFHNAAEPLSIGIVVVLISYFSLIFGELVPKTVGLQYADRMALHVAKPINFMARVTGVVVSFLTLSNRAVLAVLGIKAEGDQAFVTPEEVQHIVAEGHEAGVFSSTEQEFIRNIFDFTHTCVREVMVPRTRVVALDLGLSRDELVNTVLENKYSRYPVYRESIENVTGFIHGKDLLGGIVTDPAFDIKSIIRPPFYVPEGKKVNELLKEMQRKRIHMALVVDEYGGISGLATTEDLLEELVGEIEDEHDIGEPGSIQRLPDGSLLVDALVSISDLAEHLEIKLGDDIPYDTLAGLILDRLGRFPEKGERVEWDRFTLICEEVKKTAVVKVRIVETVPSDSGHEEDGDVKV; from the coding sequence TTGGAGTCGGTTTTAGGCGAGTTGGCCGTCATATTCCTTCTTATCCTTGGTAACGGTTTTTTTGCCGGTTCAGAGCTTGCCATCATTTCTGCCCGCAAGAGCAGGATCGCGCAACTGGTCGCCGCCGGCGACCCGAAGGCGAAGATCGTCGAACAACTTCAAGACGATCCGCACCGGTTTCTCGCCACCGTCCAGATCGGGGTCACGCTGGTGGGCTCCCTTGCCTCGGCCGTCGGCGGCGCCACGGCGGTCCGTTACCTGAAACCCCTCCTGGAGGGGAGTTCCATCAAGTTTTTCCATAATGCCGCCGAACCGCTTTCCATCGGCATCGTGGTGGTCCTGATCTCCTACTTTTCCCTCATTTTCGGCGAGTTGGTCCCCAAGACCGTCGGGCTTCAGTACGCGGACCGGATGGCCCTCCATGTGGCCAAGCCGATCAATTTCATGGCTCGCGTCACCGGGGTGGTGGTAAGTTTCCTCACCCTCTCCAATCGGGCTGTCCTCGCCGTGCTGGGGATCAAGGCAGAAGGAGATCAGGCCTTCGTCACCCCCGAGGAGGTCCAGCATATCGTGGCGGAAGGTCACGAGGCGGGTGTATTCAGTTCCACCGAGCAGGAGTTCATCCGCAATATCTTTGATTTTACCCACACCTGTGTCCGGGAGGTGATGGTGCCCCGTACCCGCGTTGTCGCCCTTGATCTGGGACTTTCGCGAGACGAACTGGTCAACACGGTGCTCGAAAACAAGTATTCCCGCTATCCCGTCTACCGGGAGAGCATCGAGAACGTAACTGGTTTTATCCACGGAAAGGATCTTCTCGGGGGAATAGTGACTGACCCTGCCTTCGACATCAAGTCGATCATTCGTCCGCCGTTTTATGTCCCTGAGGGAAAGAAGGTCAATGAGCTGCTGAAGGAAATGCAACGCAAGCGGATTCACATGGCCCTCGTGGTGGACGAATACGGCGGCATCAGCGGCCTTGCCACGACGGAGGATCTTCTGGAGGAACTCGTGGGTGAGATCGAGGATGAGCACGACATCGGCGAGCCGGGGAGCATCCAGCGGCTTCCAGACGGCAGCCTCCTGGTGGACGCCCTCGTCTCCATCAGCGACCTTGCGGAGCATCTGGAAATAAAGCTTGGGGACGATATCCCCTATGATACCCTGGCAGGGCTCATTCTCGATCGGCTTGGCCGTTTCCCGGAAAAGGGGGAGCGCGTTGAGTGGGACCGATTTACCCTCATCTGCGAGGAGGTGAAAAAGACCGCCGTTGTCAAGGTCCGGATCGTGGAAACGGTACCGTCGGATTCAGGTCACGAAGAAGACGGGGATGTGAAGGTCTGA
- a CDS encoding FAD-dependent oxidoreductase — MAKEKLVVIGGDAAGMSAASQAKRRRPELEIVVFERSPHTSFSAUGIPYYVGRVVDKEEKLVIRSPEKFREKYGIDARALHEVVEIDAAQGKVRVRDLQRGGSAWESYDQLLIATGAVPLCPDLPGSDAVDICGVNTLESGLEIRRRLDKGGMKKGVVVGGGYIGLEMAEALVRHGLEVSLVNRAPQVMGTLDYDMGAMVSQALRDVGVSLYLEETLTAFETKGGKVTGVVTDRRTLPADIVILGLGVRPNTALASAAGIPLGEKGSIRVNERMQTGVAGIWAAGDCAESFHLVSRKPVHIALGTVANRHGRVAGINLGGGYATFPGVVGTAVTKICQVEVARTGLQEEELRELGIEWISAVIKSRTRAGYFPGAGGITVKVLAERGSGRLLGGQIVGMEGSAKRIDTLATALHAGFTVEEMINLDLGYAPPFSPVWDPVVIAAREVAKEL; from the coding sequence ATGGCCAAGGAAAAACTCGTTGTCATCGGCGGAGATGCCGCGGGGATGAGCGCCGCATCCCAGGCGAAGCGCCGCCGGCCCGAACTGGAGATCGTCGTTTTCGAGCGAAGCCCCCACACGTCCTTTTCCGCGTGAGGGATTCCCTACTACGTCGGCCGGGTTGTCGACAAGGAAGAAAAGCTCGTTATCCGTTCCCCGGAAAAGTTCCGGGAGAAATATGGAATCGATGCAAGGGCCCTGCATGAGGTAGTGGAAATCGACGCGGCACAGGGAAAGGTGCGGGTGCGCGATCTGCAGCGCGGCGGGTCGGCGTGGGAGTCCTACGACCAGCTTCTGATCGCCACCGGCGCGGTCCCCCTCTGCCCGGACCTTCCCGGCTCCGATGCCGTTGACATCTGCGGGGTGAACACCCTTGAAAGTGGCCTGGAGATCCGCAGGCGTCTCGACAAGGGGGGGATGAAAAAGGGAGTTGTCGTCGGGGGCGGGTACATCGGCCTGGAGATGGCGGAAGCGTTGGTACGGCATGGCCTTGAGGTTTCCCTCGTCAACAGGGCACCGCAGGTCATGGGAACCCTCGACTACGACATGGGGGCCATGGTCTCACAGGCCCTGCGCGATGTGGGGGTCAGCCTTTATCTGGAGGAGACTCTCACCGCGTTCGAGACAAAGGGGGGGAAAGTGACCGGGGTGGTCACGGACAGGCGCACCCTGCCGGCTGACATCGTGATCCTCGGCCTGGGGGTGCGCCCTAACACGGCCCTTGCCTCGGCTGCCGGCATCCCCCTCGGGGAGAAGGGGTCGATCAGGGTGAACGAACGGATGCAGACCGGCGTTGCCGGTATCTGGGCGGCAGGGGATTGCGCCGAATCGTTCCATCTGGTGAGCCGCAAACCCGTCCATATCGCCCTCGGCACCGTCGCCAACCGGCACGGAAGGGTCGCGGGGATCAACCTGGGGGGCGGCTATGCCACGTTTCCCGGGGTCGTGGGGACAGCGGTCACAAAAATATGCCAGGTGGAGGTCGCACGGACCGGCCTCCAGGAAGAGGAACTCAGGGAACTGGGGATTGAGTGGATCAGCGCCGTCATTAAGAGCCGCACCAGGGCCGGCTACTTTCCCGGCGCAGGGGGAATAACCGTAAAGGTGTTGGCGGAACGGGGGAGCGGCCGCCTGCTGGGAGGGCAGATCGTCGGGATGGAAGGCTCGGCCAAGCGGATAGATACCCTGGCGACCGCCCTTCATGCCGGTTTTACGGTGGAGGAGATGATCAACCTGGACCTGGGCTATGCCCCCCCGTTCTCACCGGTCTGGGACCCGGTCGTAATCGCTGCCCGTGAGGTTGCAAAGGAACTTTAG
- the htpX gene encoding zinc metalloprotease HtpX, translated as MNRLKTTLLLTLLTLLMVAMGSAIGGKSGMVFAFFMACAMNFFSYWFSDKIVLKMYGAREITEAENPAFYGMVRRLATSGGLPMPRVYVIPSDSPNAFATGRNPNHAAVAATEGILRILSLEELEGVMAHELSHVKNRDILVSTIAATFAGAISMLGNMLQWAAIFGGGRSDDDEGAGGMIGGLAMAIIAPIAAMLIQMAVSRSREYLADESGARICGNPLALANALKKLQMASQMVPMQQATPASAHLFIVNPLTGGALLNLFSTHPPMEERIARLEQMAYNRTF; from the coding sequence ATGAACCGACTCAAGACCACACTGCTCCTGACCCTTCTCACCCTTCTCATGGTGGCCATGGGAAGCGCCATTGGCGGCAAGTCCGGCATGGTCTTCGCCTTCTTCATGGCCTGCGCCATGAACTTCTTCTCCTACTGGTTCTCGGACAAGATAGTCTTGAAAATGTACGGGGCCAGGGAAATCACCGAGGCGGAGAACCCGGCCTTCTACGGCATGGTGCGGCGTCTGGCTACGTCAGGCGGTCTGCCGATGCCGCGGGTCTACGTGATCCCGAGCGACAGCCCCAACGCCTTTGCCACGGGGCGCAACCCGAACCATGCCGCCGTGGCCGCCACGGAGGGAATCCTCCGCATCCTCTCCTTGGAGGAACTGGAAGGGGTCATGGCCCACGAACTTTCCCACGTAAAGAACCGCGACATCCTTGTCTCCACCATCGCGGCAACCTTCGCGGGGGCCATCTCCATGCTCGGCAACATGCTCCAGTGGGCTGCCATATTCGGCGGCGGGCGCAGCGATGACGACGAGGGGGCCGGCGGCATGATCGGCGGGCTTGCCATGGCGATTATCGCCCCCATAGCCGCGATGCTGATCCAGATGGCGGTCTCCCGCTCCCGCGAGTACCTGGCCGACGAGTCGGGGGCCCGGATCTGCGGTAATCCCCTGGCCCTGGCCAACGCCCTCAAGAAGCTGCAGATGGCATCGCAGATGGTCCCGATGCAACAGGCGACCCCTGCCTCGGCCCACCTTTTCATCGTGAATCCGCTCACGGGCGGTGCGCTCCTCAACCTCTTCTCCACCCATCCCCCCATGGAGGAGCGGATCGCACGACTGGAGCAGATGGCTTACAACAGAACCTTCTGA